In Pseudomonas sp. DNDY-54, a genomic segment contains:
- a CDS encoding sugar ABC transporter ATPase, with the protein MSHSQAIVVPRISTFPGHEAKARMILRWLSERRIVEALPTTCGRGVGGMGYAIATGARSVVQHPDRLPYGEAINGLEVITKRCIYTPTRDFVEEAGCPECRREIGEALFESLDEWMPRHTDTFVCPECDFEDDINGFMFIPACGFSNLGFIFNGWGEAGFRETFLDEFAARLGFKVALVIDRA; encoded by the coding sequence ATGAGCCACAGCCAAGCCATCGTCGTGCCGCGCATCTCCACGTTCCCCGGCCACGAAGCCAAGGCGCGGATGATTCTGCGTTGGCTTTCCGAACGGCGTATCGTCGAGGCGCTGCCGACCACCTGTGGTCGGGGAGTCGGAGGCATGGGATACGCCATTGCGACAGGCGCCCGCAGCGTCGTGCAGCATCCTGACCGGCTGCCCTACGGCGAGGCGATCAATGGGCTGGAAGTGATCACCAAGCGTTGCATCTATACACCGACTCGTGATTTCGTCGAGGAGGCCGGGTGCCCCGAGTGTCGCCGCGAAATCGGCGAAGCGTTGTTTGAAAGCCTCGACGAGTGGATGCCCCGTCACACCGACACGTTCGTATGCCCCGAATGCGACTTCGAGGACGACATCAACGGCTTCATGTTCATTCCGGCCTGCGGATTCTCCAATCTCGGGTTCATCTTCAATGGCTGGGGTGAGGCAGGCTTTCGCGAGACGTTTTTGGACGAGTTCGCCGCACGCCTGGGTTTCAAGGTGGCGCTGGTGATAGATCGCGCGTGA
- a CDS encoding M23 family metallopeptidase — protein sequence MRFALTLLLCLTLPAHAEGFLTRLLNKPVPGGVAVIDLGNDASAPNVRYDSKPVLVVREDDQRWIAIVGIPLSVKAGSQSLNVDGQVHSFHVEPRTYREQRITLKNKRQVNPNPDDLKRIERELDEQTRAYRQFSQRQPSNLLFDKPVNGPLSSPFGLRRFFNGEERNPHSGLDFAAPAGTPIKSPAAGKVILTGNYFFNGKTVFVDHGQGLISMFCHLSQIDVKLGEELSRGAVLGQVGATGRATGPHLHWNVSLNDARIDPSIFIGAFKP from the coding sequence ATGCGCTTCGCCCTTACCCTGCTGCTCTGCCTGACACTTCCCGCCCATGCCGAAGGCTTTCTCACCCGCCTGCTGAACAAACCCGTGCCGGGTGGCGTAGCGGTCATAGACCTCGGTAACGATGCCAGCGCGCCTAACGTGCGCTACGACAGCAAGCCCGTGCTGGTGGTGCGCGAGGATGATCAGCGCTGGATCGCCATCGTCGGCATTCCACTGAGCGTCAAAGCCGGCAGCCAATCACTGAATGTTGATGGCCAGGTACACAGCTTTCACGTCGAGCCCCGCACGTATCGCGAGCAGCGCATCACTCTGAAAAACAAGCGGCAGGTCAATCCGAATCCGGACGACCTCAAGCGCATCGAGCGCGAATTGGATGAACAGACCCGCGCCTATCGCCAGTTCAGCCAGCGCCAACCCAGCAACCTGTTGTTCGACAAGCCGGTCAACGGGCCACTGTCGTCACCGTTCGGCTTGCGTCGCTTCTTTAATGGTGAGGAACGCAACCCCCATTCAGGCCTGGATTTCGCCGCTCCGGCGGGTACGCCGATCAAATCGCCTGCCGCCGGAAAGGTGATCCTCACCGGCAACTACTTCTTCAATGGCAAGACGGTGTTCGTCGACCACGGCCAAGGCCTGATCAGCATGTTCTGCCATCTGTCGCAGATAGACGTAAAGCTCGGAGAGGAGTTGTCACGCGGTGCGGTACTCGGCCAGGTCGGGGCGACCGGCCGGGCCACCGGCCCACATCTACATTGGAACGTCAGCCTCAACGATGCGCGCATCGATCCGTCCATCTTCATCGGTGCGTTCAAGCCCTGA
- a CDS encoding TonB-dependent copper receptor, whose product MSKNTFAHEARACLSVTFVLRPLRRYWRLAHLALLGSVAGSAVAAEQHQHHSLELTPMIITGVAQQSPLTVVTDPKIPRQPVPASDAGDYLQTIPGFSAVRGGGSNSDPVFRGMFGSRLNMLTNGGVMLGACPSRMDSPSSYITPQSYDQLTVIKGPQTVLWGPGGSAATILFEREPERFSEFGGRVDASLLVGSDGRFDRAIDAATGSDLGYLRLLANRSDSDNYSDGNGDRLHSRWDKWSSDLVIGWTPDTDTLLELTAGVGDGEAAYAGRGMDGSQFERESLGLRFERENLGEVLQKIEARLYYNYADHVMDNFSLRTPSGSGMMANPMASNVDRRTLGGRVAGTWAWDAYELVAGIDAQTNEHRKRAPAFSIMGGYTSHERASWSKDAGFHNYGAFGELSWSAAEGDRVIGGARLDRASAKDYRQQLSNSMGGNWANPSANSERSDTLPSAFVRYEHDLNDLPATAYLGLGHAQRFPDYWELFSASTGPVGSVQAFETVRPEKTTQLDFGIQYEQGPLSMWASGYVGQVRDYILFNYVPMGMMTRTSVDNVEARIMGGELGGSYRLSPAWKTDASLAYAWGENRSDDRPMPQIPPLEGRLGLTYERGDWSAAGLWRVVAKQSRVAEGQGNVTSKDFGDSAGFGVLSVNGAYRLNKHYRVSTGIDNLLDKAYSEHLNQAGSAGFGYAADTRINEPGRTYWARVDLSF is encoded by the coding sequence ATGTCCAAGAATACGTTTGCTCATGAGGCGCGCGCCTGCCTGTCCGTTACTTTCGTTCTGCGTCCGTTGCGCCGTTACTGGCGCTTGGCCCACCTTGCTTTGCTGGGCAGCGTCGCCGGCAGTGCCGTGGCGGCCGAACAGCATCAGCACCACTCGCTTGAACTGACGCCGATGATCATCACCGGCGTGGCGCAACAGTCTCCGCTGACCGTAGTGACTGACCCGAAGATCCCGCGCCAACCGGTGCCCGCCAGCGACGCGGGCGACTACCTACAGACAATTCCTGGCTTTTCCGCCGTGCGCGGCGGTGGTTCCAATAGCGATCCGGTATTTCGCGGCATGTTCGGATCACGGCTGAACATGCTCACCAATGGTGGCGTGATGCTTGGCGCATGCCCAAGCCGGATGGACTCACCCAGCTCATACATCACGCCGCAGAGTTACGACCAGCTCACGGTGATCAAAGGCCCGCAAACTGTGCTGTGGGGACCGGGCGGCTCGGCGGCCACCATTCTGTTTGAACGAGAGCCGGAGCGTTTCAGCGAGTTCGGTGGCCGCGTCGATGCCAGCCTGCTGGTCGGTTCGGATGGGCGATTCGATCGTGCCATCGATGCGGCGACCGGCAGCGACCTGGGTTATCTCCGGCTATTGGCGAACCGCTCGGATTCCGACAATTACAGCGACGGCAATGGCGACCGCCTGCACTCGCGGTGGGACAAGTGGAGCAGCGACCTGGTCATCGGCTGGACGCCTGATACCGATACGCTGCTTGAGTTGACCGCCGGCGTCGGTGACGGCGAAGCGGCCTACGCAGGTCGCGGTATGGACGGCAGCCAGTTCGAACGCGAAAGCTTGGGGCTGCGTTTCGAGCGTGAAAATCTCGGAGAGGTTCTGCAAAAGATCGAAGCCAGGCTCTATTACAACTATGCCGACCACGTAATGGACAATTTCAGTCTGCGGACGCCGTCAGGCAGCGGAATGATGGCCAACCCCATGGCCAGCAACGTCGATCGACGAACACTTGGCGGCCGAGTAGCCGGCACCTGGGCGTGGGACGCCTACGAGCTGGTTGCCGGAATCGACGCGCAGACCAACGAACATCGCAAACGCGCGCCGGCCTTCAGCATAATGGGCGGCTACACCAGCCATGAGCGGGCGAGCTGGAGCAAGGACGCCGGCTTTCACAACTACGGTGCATTTGGCGAGCTGAGCTGGAGCGCGGCCGAGGGCGACCGTGTGATCGGTGGTGCGCGTCTCGATCGTGCTTCGGCCAAGGACTATCGGCAGCAACTCTCCAATTCCATGGGCGGCAACTGGGCCAATCCGAGCGCCAACAGCGAGCGCAGCGACACCTTGCCTAGCGCGTTTGTGCGCTACGAGCACGATCTGAACGACCTGCCCGCTACGGCCTATCTCGGGCTTGGTCATGCCCAGCGCTTCCCGGATTACTGGGAGCTGTTTTCTGCGAGTACCGGGCCGGTAGGCAGCGTTCAGGCGTTCGAAACGGTCAGGCCGGAAAAAACCACCCAGCTTGATTTCGGTATTCAGTACGAGCAGGGGCCCTTGTCGATGTGGGCGTCCGGGTATGTCGGGCAGGTGCGTGACTACATCCTGTTCAACTACGTGCCGATGGGCATGATGACGCGCACCTCCGTTGACAACGTCGAGGCGCGGATCATGGGCGGCGAGCTTGGCGGAAGCTATCGACTCTCTCCCGCGTGGAAAACCGACGCAAGCCTGGCCTATGCGTGGGGTGAGAACCGCTCGGATGATCGTCCGATGCCGCAAATTCCTCCGCTCGAGGGCCGTCTGGGGCTGACATACGAGCGTGGCGATTGGAGTGCAGCGGGACTCTGGCGTGTGGTGGCCAAACAGAGTCGAGTGGCTGAAGGGCAGGGTAACGTCACCAGCAAGGACTTCGGCGACAGTGCCGGTTTCGGCGTGCTCTCGGTCAATGGTGCATACCGTTTGAATAAGCACTATCGGGTCAGTACGGGTATCGACAACCTGCTCGACAAGGCCTACAGCGAGCATTTGAATCAGGCGGGAAGCGCCGGTTTCGGTTATGCCGCGGATACACGCATCAACGAGCCTGGCCGCACCTATTGGGCGCGTGTCGACCTGAGTTTCTGA
- a CDS encoding mechanosensitive ion channel family protein, whose amino-acid sequence MQDEMSIWLDWLRAHPELQTLVASAALVFAAWLANWIVKRILVRGLYKVLRSARETQLQDFGIIRRLSNIVPALVLSVGVNAVPGLPEAAVTVVRNVCGGFIVLTIALALGALLDIINMIYQRRSDAHVHPIKGYLQVIKIVIYAIATILIIATLIDRSPLILLSGLGAMAAVLLLIFQDTILSLVASVQITSNDLIRVGDWVEMPQLNVDGDVIDIALHTVKVQNWDKTISNIPTKRFISDSFKNWRGMQESGGRRVKRSLFLDQQSVHFLSEDECEHLHRFNLLDDYLTEKRREIDAWNANLKERGKEPVNTRRITNIGSFRAYVERYLRSHGGIHQAMTLMVRQLSPTADGLPLEIYCFTNTVAWTQYEAIQSDIFDHLLAIIPEFGLRVFQHPSGADMREGYGSVRELFSQPALEHPQPSERRIDSEQREG is encoded by the coding sequence ATGCAGGACGAGATGAGTATCTGGCTGGACTGGCTCAGAGCCCACCCTGAGCTGCAGACGCTGGTTGCCAGTGCGGCTCTGGTATTCGCCGCCTGGCTGGCCAACTGGATAGTCAAGCGGATCCTGGTGCGCGGCCTGTACAAGGTGCTGCGCAGCGCACGCGAAACTCAACTGCAGGACTTCGGCATCATCCGGCGGCTGTCCAACATCGTGCCGGCGCTGGTCCTGTCGGTAGGCGTCAACGCCGTACCGGGCCTGCCGGAAGCAGCCGTCACGGTGGTGCGCAATGTCTGCGGTGGCTTCATCGTACTGACCATCGCCCTTGCGCTGGGCGCACTGCTGGACATCATCAACATGATCTACCAGCGTCGATCAGACGCTCACGTCCACCCCATCAAGGGTTATCTGCAAGTTATCAAGATCGTGATCTATGCGATCGCCACCATCCTGATCATAGCCACGCTGATTGACCGCTCCCCCCTGATACTGCTGTCTGGCCTCGGCGCCATGGCCGCGGTCCTGCTGTTGATATTCCAGGACACCATTCTCTCGCTGGTCGCCAGCGTGCAGATCACCTCCAACGACCTGATCCGCGTCGGCGACTGGGTAGAAATGCCGCAGCTAAACGTCGACGGCGATGTCATCGACATCGCGCTGCATACGGTAAAAGTGCAGAACTGGGACAAGACCATCAGCAACATCCCCACCAAACGCTTTATCAGCGATTCGTTCAAGAACTGGCGAGGGATGCAGGAGAGCGGTGGCAGGCGGGTCAAGCGCAGCCTGTTTCTTGATCAGCAGAGCGTTCACTTTCTCAGCGAAGACGAATGCGAGCACCTGCATCGCTTCAACCTGCTTGATGACTACCTCACCGAAAAGCGCCGCGAGATCGACGCCTGGAATGCAAACCTCAAAGAGCGTGGCAAGGAGCCGGTGAATACGCGGCGCATCACCAACATCGGCAGTTTTCGCGCCTACGTCGAACGCTATCTGCGCAGCCATGGTGGCATTCACCAGGCCATGACCCTGATGGTTCGTCAGCTCAGCCCGACCGCGGATGGTCTGCCGCTGGAAATATATTGCTTCACCAATACCGTGGCCTGGACACAATACGAAGCGATCCAGTCGGACATCTTCGATCACCTGCTGGCGATTATTCCCGAGTTTGGCCTCAGGGTATTCCAGCACCCGAGCGGCGCTGACATGCGCGAAGGCTACGGTTCGGTCAGGGAGTTGTTCAGCCAGCCAGCGCTTGAACATCCCCAGCCATCCGAGCGGCGTATCGACAGCGAGCAACGCGAAGGTTAA
- a CDS encoding hydrolase: MLIRAQDSTLLIIDIQERLFPAIDGNTALAEHSAWLMQVAERIGVPVLLTEQYSKGLGPTVASLRDGVAEEAIIEKLHFSAARDGELFKRPGGERKQFVICGTETHICVLQTVLDLVARGNQVFVVEEAVGSRRASDKALGLARMQQAGASIVSREMVAFEWMEQAGTDLFRSVSREFIR, from the coding sequence ATGCTTATCCGCGCACAGGACTCTACCCTCCTCATCATCGACATTCAGGAACGCCTGTTTCCCGCCATCGATGGCAATACGGCGCTGGCCGAGCACAGCGCCTGGCTGATGCAGGTTGCCGAGCGCATCGGTGTCCCGGTGCTGCTGACCGAGCAGTACAGCAAGGGCCTGGGCCCGACAGTTGCTTCCCTGCGCGACGGCGTAGCCGAAGAGGCAATCATTGAGAAGCTGCACTTCTCCGCTGCGCGTGACGGTGAGCTGTTCAAGCGTCCTGGCGGGGAGCGAAAGCAATTCGTGATCTGTGGAACCGAAACACACATTTGCGTGTTGCAGACCGTCCTCGACCTGGTTGCCCGTGGCAATCAGGTCTTCGTTGTCGAGGAAGCCGTCGGCTCGCGCCGCGCCAGCGACAAAGCGCTCGGCCTCGCGCGCATGCAACAGGCCGGCGCCAGCATCGTTTCACGGGAAATGGTTGCGTTCGAGTGGATGGAGCAGGCGGGTACTGACCTTTTCCGCTCGGTCAGCCGCGAGTTCATCCGTTAA
- the guaB gene encoding IMP dehydrogenase: MLRISQEALTFDDVLLIPGYSEVLPKDVSLKTRLTREIELNIPLVSAAMDTVTEARLAIAMAQEGGIGIIHKNMNVEQQAAEVRKVKRHETAIVHDPATVTPETKISELLRKARELGFSGFPVVSGKELVGIVTGRDLRFTPNVGDSVAAIMTPKEKLITVQEGTGLEEIKAKLHEHRIEKMLVVDSNFHLRGLVTFRDIEKAKTYPLASKDDQGRLRVGAAVGTGADTAERVEALAAAGVDVIVVDTAHGHSRGVLDRVRWVKDNFPQVQVIGGNIATAEAALDLVKAGADAVKVGIGPGSICTTRIVAGVGVPQISAIANVSAALEGTGVPMIADGGIRFSGDLSKAIVAGANAVMMGSMFAGTEEAPGEIELFQGRSYKAYRGMGSLGAMSQAQGSSDRYFQDSSAGAEKLVPEGIEGRVPYKGSLAAIIHQLMGGLRASMGYTGSATIDHMRTHPQFVRITGAGMAESHVHDVQITKEAPNYRVG, encoded by the coding sequence ATGCTGCGTATCAGCCAAGAAGCCTTGACGTTCGATGATGTTCTCCTGATCCCGGGTTATTCCGAGGTCTTGCCTAAGGATGTCAGCCTCAAGACCCGCCTGACCCGCGAAATCGAGCTGAACATTCCCCTCGTTTCGGCGGCAATGGACACCGTCACCGAAGCTCGCCTGGCCATCGCCATGGCGCAGGAAGGCGGCATCGGCATCATCCACAAGAACATGAATGTCGAGCAGCAGGCCGCCGAAGTGCGCAAGGTCAAGCGCCATGAAACGGCCATCGTTCACGATCCGGCGACCGTGACCCCCGAAACCAAGATCAGCGAACTGCTGCGCAAGGCGCGCGAGCTTGGTTTCTCTGGTTTCCCTGTGGTCTCGGGCAAAGAGCTGGTGGGGATCGTCACCGGGCGCGACCTGCGCTTTACGCCGAACGTCGGTGATTCGGTTGCCGCGATCATGACGCCCAAGGAAAAGCTGATCACCGTGCAGGAAGGTACGGGGCTCGAGGAAATCAAAGCCAAGCTGCATGAACATCGCATCGAGAAGATGCTCGTGGTCGACAGCAACTTCCACCTGCGTGGCCTGGTCACCTTCCGTGACATCGAAAAGGCCAAGACCTATCCGCTGGCATCCAAAGACGACCAGGGCCGTCTGCGCGTCGGTGCAGCCGTGGGTACCGGCGCCGACACCGCCGAACGTGTAGAAGCCCTGGCAGCTGCCGGCGTCGACGTGATCGTCGTAGACACCGCACACGGCCATTCCCGCGGCGTGCTCGATCGCGTGCGCTGGGTGAAGGATAACTTCCCGCAGGTGCAAGTCATCGGCGGCAACATCGCCACCGCCGAAGCGGCACTGGACCTGGTCAAGGCCGGCGCTGACGCAGTCAAGGTCGGGATTGGCCCCGGCTCGATCTGCACCACCCGTATCGTCGCCGGCGTCGGTGTGCCGCAGATTTCCGCCATCGCCAACGTGTCTGCTGCGCTCGAAGGCACCGGCGTACCGATGATCGCCGACGGCGGCATCCGTTTCTCCGGTGACCTGTCCAAGGCCATCGTTGCTGGCGCCAACGCCGTGATGATGGGCTCGATGTTCGCCGGTACTGAAGAAGCGCCAGGCGAGATCGAGCTGTTTCAGGGGCGCTCATACAAGGCCTACCGCGGAATGGGCTCGCTGGGTGCTATGTCCCAGGCGCAGGGTTCGTCGGATCGTTACTTCCAGGATTCCTCGGCGGGTGCCGAGAAACTGGTACCGGAAGGTATCGAAGGGCGCGTGCCGTACAAGGGATCGCTCGCGGCAATCATCCATCAGCTGATGGGCGGCTTGCGCGCCTCGATGGGCTATACCGGCAGCGCGACGATCGATCACATGCGCACCCATCCGCAGTTCGTGCGCATCACCGGTGCCGGCATGGCTGAATCCCATGTGCATGACGTGCAGATCACCAAAGAGGCGCCCAATTACCGGGTTGGTTGA
- the xseA gene encoding exodeoxyribonuclease VII large subunit, with amino-acid sequence MLNDPFQRLNLDREVLTVSQLNGRARLLLEDVFAQVWVEGEISNLAKPASGHIYFTLKDKNAQVRCALFRQNALRVRQALRDGLAVKVRGRVSLFEGRGDYQLILDNVEPAGDGSLRLAFEALKEKLDAEGLFDAAGKRALPLHPRRIGIVSSPTGAVIRDIISVFRRRAPHVALTLVPTPVQGREATAQIVRALELADRGGFDALILARGGGSLEDLWCFNEEAVARAVAACETPIVCAVGHETDVSIADFVADVRAPTPSAAAELLAPSSADVRQRLEGLRQRLLLRMRDRLHRDAARLDGLTRRLRHPGERLQQQAQRIDDLEARLLRGIDRRLCAGQERLARLETRLAGQHPGRSLNLLRQRLEHLSSRLPRAMQDTLKGHRQQLQGLAQTLNVVSPLATLSRGYSILLDDRGQAIRRADQTQPGQRLKARLGNGELDVRVEDNHQMPVTLSLLD; translated from the coding sequence ATGCTCAATGATCCCTTCCAACGCCTGAACCTCGACCGCGAAGTGCTGACCGTCAGCCAGCTCAACGGTCGCGCGCGGCTGCTGCTCGAAGACGTGTTCGCCCAGGTCTGGGTCGAAGGCGAAATATCCAATTTGGCCAAGCCCGCCTCCGGCCACATCTACTTCACCCTCAAGGACAAGAACGCGCAGGTCCGTTGCGCGCTGTTCCGGCAGAACGCGTTACGCGTGCGCCAGGCGCTGCGCGATGGCCTGGCGGTGAAGGTACGCGGACGGGTGTCGTTGTTCGAGGGTCGCGGCGACTATCAGCTGATTCTCGATAATGTCGAGCCGGCCGGCGACGGCTCGCTGCGCCTGGCTTTCGAAGCACTGAAAGAAAAGCTCGATGCCGAGGGTCTTTTCGATGCCGCCGGCAAGCGCGCCCTGCCCCTTCATCCGAGGCGTATCGGCATTGTCAGCTCGCCAACGGGCGCGGTCATACGTGACATCATTTCTGTGTTTCGGCGACGCGCCCCGCATGTCGCCCTGACGCTCGTACCAACGCCCGTCCAGGGACGCGAAGCGACGGCGCAGATCGTCCGCGCGCTGGAGCTGGCCGACCGCGGCGGCTTCGATGCACTGATCCTGGCTCGCGGCGGCGGTTCGCTGGAAGACCTCTGGTGCTTCAATGAAGAAGCGGTCGCGCGGGCCGTGGCCGCTTGCGAGACGCCGATCGTTTGCGCGGTCGGCCATGAAACCGATGTTTCGATTGCCGACTTCGTCGCCGACGTCCGTGCGCCAACCCCGTCGGCTGCGGCCGAACTCCTGGCACCCAGCAGCGCCGACGTCCGCCAGCGTCTCGAGGGTCTGCGCCAGCGCTTGTTGCTGCGCATGCGCGATCGCCTGCATCGCGATGCCGCACGACTGGACGGCCTGACGCGGCGTCTGCGTCATCCCGGCGAACGCCTTCAACAGCAAGCCCAGCGTATCGACGATCTGGAGGCGCGCCTCCTGCGGGGTATCGACCGTCGACTCTGCGCTGGACAGGAACGCCTCGCACGCCTCGAGACTCGCCTCGCCGGGCAGCACCCAGGCCGAAGTCTGAACCTGTTGCGCCAACGGCTCGAACATCTGTCCAGCCGCCTACCCCGAGCGATGCAGGACACGCTCAAAGGCCATCGCCAACAGCTACAGGGACTGGCGCAGACGTTGAACGTCGTCAGCCCGCTCGCCACGCTGTCACGTGGCTACAGCATTCTGCTCGATGACCGCGGCCAGGCGATCCGCCGAGCCGACCAGACCCAGCCTGGCCAGCGCCTGAAGGCTCGACTAGGAAACGGCGAGCTGGATGTACGTGTCGAAGATAATCACCAGATGCCGGTAACCCTGTCGTTGCTGGACTAA
- the leuA gene encoding 2-isopropylmalate synthase, which yields MTMLKNPSTKYRAFPIINIPDRTWPSKTITQAPIWLSSDLRDGNQSLIEPMDAGKKMRFFETLVQVGVKEIEVGFPSASQTDFDFVRELIEGGHIPDDVTIQVLTQAREDLITRTFESLKGAKKAIVHYYNATAPSFRRIVFNQDKAGVVQIAVNAAHVVKRLADAAPETQWRFEYSPEVFSSTETDFAVEVCNAVIEVFQPTPTQKLILNLPATVEAATPNIYADQIEYFGRHINKRDSVLISLHTHNDRGTGVAATELGLMAGADRVEGCLFGNGERTGNVDLVTVALNMYSQGVDPQLDFSDIDAVRKVVEECNQLPVHPRHPYVGDLVHTAFSGSHQDAIRKGFAQQDPNGLWEVPYLPIDPADIGRSYEAVIRVNSQSGKGGITYLLEQEYGISLPRRMQIEFSQVVQKETDRLGLEMSAKQIYGLLEGEYLHATSPYMLKSHRLQEENGTSAVDVEVSNDGEIMHWRGIGKGPLEALVAGLPVKLEIMDYHEHAIGAGSNARAAAYIEVRLDGERSLHGIGIDENITTASIRALFSALNRALREAEVKAA from the coding sequence ATGACAATGCTCAAGAATCCATCGACGAAATATCGCGCCTTTCCTATCATCAACATCCCGGATCGCACCTGGCCGTCAAAGACCATTACTCAGGCGCCGATCTGGCTGAGCTCCGATCTGCGGGATGGCAACCAGTCGCTGATCGAACCGATGGACGCAGGCAAGAAGATGCGCTTCTTCGAAACGCTGGTTCAGGTCGGCGTGAAGGAGATCGAAGTGGGTTTCCCGTCGGCCTCACAGACTGACTTCGACTTCGTTCGCGAGCTGATCGAGGGCGGGCACATTCCGGATGACGTCACCATCCAGGTCCTGACACAAGCTCGGGAGGATTTGATCACTCGCACCTTTGAATCGCTCAAGGGCGCAAAAAAGGCCATCGTCCATTACTACAACGCCACGGCGCCGAGCTTCCGCCGCATCGTCTTCAATCAGGACAAGGCCGGCGTGGTACAGATTGCGGTCAACGCCGCGCACGTCGTCAAACGCCTGGCCGATGCGGCGCCCGAAACGCAGTGGCGCTTTGAATATTCACCGGAAGTGTTCAGTTCCACCGAGACCGATTTCGCCGTCGAGGTGTGTAACGCGGTCATTGAGGTGTTTCAGCCGACGCCGACGCAAAAACTGATCCTCAACCTGCCGGCCACGGTCGAAGCCGCCACGCCGAACATCTATGCCGACCAGATCGAATACTTCGGCCGACACATCAACAAGCGTGACAGCGTGTTGATCAGCTTGCACACCCATAACGACCGTGGCACCGGAGTGGCCGCCACCGAGCTTGGCCTGATGGCCGGCGCCGATCGCGTCGAGGGCTGCCTGTTTGGCAATGGCGAGCGCACCGGTAACGTCGATCTGGTGACGGTCGCCTTGAACATGTATAGCCAGGGTGTCGATCCGCAGCTGGACTTTTCGGACATCGATGCGGTGCGCAAGGTGGTGGAAGAGTGCAACCAACTGCCGGTGCATCCGCGCCACCCCTATGTCGGCGATCTGGTCCATACGGCGTTCTCCGGCTCCCATCAGGATGCGATCCGTAAGGGCTTCGCCCAGCAGGACCCGAACGGCCTCTGGGAAGTGCCCTACCTGCCGATTGACCCGGCTGACATTGGTCGCAGCTACGAGGCCGTGATTCGCGTCAACAGCCAGTCCGGTAAAGGCGGCATCACCTATCTGTTGGAGCAGGAATACGGCATCAGCCTGCCACGGCGCATGCAGATCGAGTTCAGTCAGGTCGTGCAGAAAGAGACCGATCGCCTCGGTCTGGAGATGAGCGCGAAGCAGATTTACGGATTGTTGGAAGGTGAGTATCTGCACGCGACCTCCCCCTACATGCTGAAGAGTCACCGGCTGCAGGAAGAGAACGGTACCAGCGCCGTGGATGTGGAGGTTTCCAATGACGGCGAGATCATGCACTGGCGTGGCATTGGCAAAGGCCCCCTGGAGGCGCTTGTCGCCGGGTTGCCGGTCAAGCTGGAGATCATGGACTACCACGAACACGCCATTGGCGCCGGTAGCAATGCGCGAGCGGCCGCCTATATCGAAGTCCGCCTTGACGGTGAGCGTTCGTTGCATGGCATTGGAATCGACGAGAACATCACCACTGCCAGCATCCGCGCGCTGTTCAGTGCGCTGAACCGTGCGCTGCGCGAAGCTGAAGTGAAGGCCGCCTGA
- a CDS encoding DUF2946 domain-containing protein, with protein MGLWLGFFAMLMVHVGPLYSAIQLAPSAATSASEHLHGAHAQTEHHLQHQSDAEPAWLKALDLCGYCELLTLSPPLVLAVIVTMPYYAPSYARLRSEQPLPPEPRRSGGHPRAPPRFHS; from the coding sequence GTGGGTCTTTGGCTTGGCTTTTTCGCCATGTTGATGGTTCATGTTGGTCCGCTTTACTCAGCCATTCAGCTGGCGCCGTCGGCCGCGACAAGCGCATCCGAACACCTTCATGGTGCGCATGCGCAAACGGAACACCATCTCCAGCATCAGAGTGACGCAGAGCCTGCGTGGCTGAAAGCGCTCGACCTGTGCGGCTATTGCGAGCTGCTGACCTTGAGTCCGCCGCTGGTTCTGGCCGTGATCGTCACGATGCCTTACTACGCACCGTCATACGCACGGCTGCGTTCAGAACAACCGCTGCCGCCAGAGCCGCGCCGCAGCGGCGGGCATCCTCGCGCGCCGCCACGTTTCCACAGCTGA